A window of the Bacteriovorax sp. PP10 genome harbors these coding sequences:
- a CDS encoding efflux RND transporter permease subunit — MSNLYSKPLRVYIILGALAIWGIISGLQLPISLFPNSSQITISVSIPMGSLSSQQFFEAYGNDLESNLQGMKIESVAVKELHAEYRNQNANYQITFEWGADPEKAKSDVQNLVNSRMASASEDIRRGISVYSWSENRGFFAISFYSPMRSLDDLYQTLEPMITPLKSKIEDAGDFGLFNPNSKEVSISLIPEKLAQYEITTVQIQQAIENSVVGLTGGTLKLGEKDYLINLPKNTPTFEQLSQVRVSAAGKPAIFLKDIAKITMGVSKNNRQKFKTSGVESLILFASPKEGGNIKQMSDQIMTQMEILKKQWPADVEFKILVNPAEFINSSVMSVVHEVFLAAFLAVIVLFVFLGSFKNVITAAIEIPLSLLMAFILMRLAGMNLNLISLGGLALSAGMNVDASVVVLENIVRHFEHKVGKLTYQEKLQTVITAVNEVRLPIIASTLASLVVFFPLIFTQGLTHSLLGDLAKAVIFSHGLSAVVALVLVPTIRLQLLSMGQNLESKSPVEGTILKIENFYRKTLEAFLNSKKLQSGVFGGVILLLPILFFLVIPRLNKEVIGKPDSDWLIIGVSSPSFSTMKQLESELDDLEASIDKNFGDEKLYTFTQIQGSHDGNIMVRMKDKSKILKMVEKAEELYKNTSTKFYWAESWNPSELSIPDPPQYRLEITGGDPIKRLEAAQDIQALLLENGIFDKVRVTPTADKEKEIRVQQFVESGAASEVLSKYELSHYLRVATDGVYAEKIFLKQQEMPIYLRLNNDDVTSVDQLKALPIGFEGRLIPLGALANITLEDRAPRIYREDQKSLIVLTGRLNKAQLDQAKERVKKANEVLVKYKAGRNANNPDLPSLVEVQPDKELQASLDQLKWAVAISIALVFLTMVIQLGDFVHSLLVLVAIPLGFIGVLVSLFVFSSTLSLNSGLGTILLNGIAVANSIILVDFIRKLHEEGKDAKTATVEASLARLRPILMTSMTTVLGMLPIALGFGEGGKILQPLGIAVCGGLWVSMLLTLYIVPALQYLYLHSKEKKA; from the coding sequence ATGAGTAATCTCTATTCCAAACCTCTAAGGGTTTATATTATCCTCGGAGCGCTTGCGATCTGGGGGATTATTAGTGGACTGCAGTTACCGATATCACTATTTCCTAACAGCAGTCAGATTACCATTTCAGTTAGTATCCCGATGGGATCTTTATCTTCACAACAATTCTTTGAAGCTTACGGGAATGACTTAGAGTCAAACCTGCAAGGGATGAAGATTGAGTCAGTGGCCGTTAAAGAACTTCACGCTGAATACAGAAACCAAAACGCCAATTACCAAATCACTTTTGAATGGGGTGCAGATCCTGAAAAGGCCAAGAGTGATGTTCAAAATCTCGTCAACTCACGTATGGCCAGCGCCAGTGAAGATATCCGCCGTGGGATTTCAGTTTACTCATGGAGCGAGAACCGTGGTTTTTTCGCCATAAGTTTTTATAGTCCAATGCGCTCTCTGGATGATTTATATCAAACACTAGAGCCGATGATTACTCCGCTAAAATCTAAAATTGAAGACGCAGGCGACTTCGGATTATTTAATCCAAACAGCAAAGAAGTCTCAATCAGTTTGATCCCAGAAAAGCTTGCTCAGTATGAAATCACCACTGTTCAAATTCAACAGGCCATCGAAAACTCAGTTGTTGGATTAACTGGTGGAACACTTAAGTTAGGTGAGAAAGATTATCTGATTAACCTTCCTAAAAACACTCCAACTTTTGAGCAGCTCTCTCAAGTCAGAGTTTCTGCAGCAGGAAAACCTGCCATCTTTTTAAAAGACATCGCCAAGATTACGATGGGAGTTTCGAAGAATAACCGTCAGAAGTTTAAAACCAGTGGTGTCGAAAGTTTGATTTTATTTGCCAGCCCTAAAGAGGGTGGAAACATCAAGCAAATGTCTGATCAGATTATGACCCAGATGGAAATTCTAAAAAAGCAGTGGCCAGCTGATGTTGAATTCAAAATCCTGGTAAACCCAGCTGAATTTATCAATAGCAGTGTAATGAGCGTTGTTCATGAAGTTTTTCTAGCGGCCTTTCTTGCTGTTATCGTTTTATTTGTTTTCTTAGGAAGCTTTAAGAACGTTATTACTGCTGCTATCGAAATCCCTTTAAGTTTACTCATGGCCTTCATTCTTATGCGTTTAGCAGGAATGAATTTAAACCTCATCTCTCTTGGTGGATTGGCCTTATCTGCAGGTATGAACGTTGATGCCTCAGTTGTTGTTTTAGAAAACATCGTCCGCCATTTTGAACATAAAGTAGGGAAGCTTACTTATCAGGAAAAACTTCAAACTGTTATAACAGCAGTTAATGAAGTGAGACTTCCGATCATTGCTTCTACGCTTGCTTCTCTGGTTGTATTTTTTCCATTAATTTTCACTCAAGGTTTAACTCACTCATTATTAGGTGACCTTGCTAAGGCCGTTATTTTCTCTCACGGTCTTTCGGCAGTAGTTGCTCTTGTTTTAGTTCCAACGATTCGTCTTCAACTTTTATCAATGGGACAAAACTTAGAATCAAAGTCTCCAGTTGAAGGAACAATTCTAAAAATAGAAAATTTCTATCGCAAAACTCTTGAGGCCTTTTTAAATAGCAAAAAATTGCAAAGTGGAGTATTCGGTGGAGTTATCCTTCTTCTACCTATTCTTTTCTTTTTAGTCATTCCACGCCTGAATAAAGAAGTTATCGGTAAACCTGATAGTGACTGGCTTATTATCGGAGTTTCATCACCATCATTTTCAACGATGAAGCAATTGGAGTCTGAACTAGACGATCTCGAAGCAAGCATTGATAAAAACTTTGGTGACGAAAAACTTTATACCTTCACTCAGATCCAGGGATCTCATGATGGAAACATCATGGTGAGAATGAAAGATAAAAGCAAAATCCTAAAGATGGTTGAGAAGGCCGAAGAATTATATAAAAACACTTCAACGAAATTCTACTGGGCAGAATCATGGAACCCGTCAGAGTTATCCATTCCTGATCCTCCTCAATACCGTTTAGAAATTACTGGTGGAGACCCAATCAAGAGACTGGAAGCCGCTCAGGACATTCAAGCATTGTTACTTGAAAATGGAATTTTTGATAAAGTCCGCGTAACTCCGACTGCCGATAAAGAAAAAGAAATCCGCGTGCAACAATTCGTGGAATCGGGAGCTGCGTCCGAAGTTCTTTCAAAGTATGAACTCTCTCATTATTTGCGAGTCGCAACTGATGGTGTGTATGCGGAAAAGATTTTTTTAAAGCAACAAGAGATGCCAATCTACTTAAGATTAAATAATGATGATGTGACTTCTGTTGATCAGCTTAAGGCCCTTCCAATTGGCTTTGAAGGACGCTTAATTCCACTTGGAGCGCTTGCTAATATTACCTTAGAAGATCGTGCACCTAGAATTTATAGAGAAGATCAAAAATCACTTATCGTTCTTACCGGAAGGCTTAATAAGGCCCAACTGGATCAGGCAAAAGAAAGAGTAAAGAAAGCTAATGAAGTGCTTGTGAAATATAAGGCCGGAAGAAATGCTAACAATCCAGACTTGCCCTCACTTGTAGAAGTTCAACCTGATAAAGAATTACAAGCTTCACTTGACCAGCTTAAGTGGGCCGTAGCGATTTCAATCGCTCTAGTTTTTTTAACGATGGTGATTCAGCTGGGAGACTTCGTTCACTCACTTTTAGTACTTGTTGCGATCCCACTAGGATTCATCGGTGTACTTGTATCGTTATTTGTTTTTAGCAGCACACTCTCACTTAACTCAGGACTCGGAACAATTCTCTTAAACGGAATTGCCGTCGCCAATAGTATCATCCTCGTGGACTTTATTCGTAAGCTTCATGAAGAAGGCAAGGACGCCAAGACTGCCACTGTTGAAGCTTCACTGGCACGTCTACGCCCGATCCTTATGACTTCCATGACAACTGTTCTAGGTATGCTTCCAATCGCTCTAGGCTTCGGTGAAGGTGGAAAGATCCTTCAACCTCTTGGGATTGCCGTATGCGGAGGTCTTTGGGTGTCGATGCTTTTAACTTTATATATTGTTCCCGCACTTCAGTATTTATATCTGCACAGCAAGGAAAAAAAAGCGTGA
- the greB gene encoding transcription elongation factor GreB, whose product MEKEKNYITPRGFARLQEELHQLARVERPEVTKTVAWAASNGDRSENADYIYGKKRLREIDRRTRFLTSRIDKAIVVDPILTKSNKVQFGATVTIEDEDDGETKTISIVGVDEINTEKNQISWRSPLGSSLIGKEVGDTILLRIPIGTKTYEIMEIVYVNIE is encoded by the coding sequence ATGGAAAAGGAAAAAAACTATATTACTCCCAGAGGCTTTGCCCGCCTGCAAGAGGAGCTTCACCAGTTAGCTAGAGTAGAGCGACCGGAAGTCACCAAAACCGTGGCCTGGGCCGCTTCCAACGGCGATAGATCGGAAAATGCGGACTATATCTATGGCAAGAAGCGACTAAGAGAAATAGACAGACGAACTCGCTTTTTGACATCGCGAATTGATAAAGCAATTGTTGTTGATCCTATCCTCACAAAAAGTAATAAAGTCCAGTTTGGCGCAACTGTCACGATTGAAGATGAAGACGACGGTGAAACAAAAACTATTTCTATTGTCGGTGTAGATGAAATTAACACTGAAAAAAATCAAATTAGTTGGCGCTCACCCTTAGGAAGTTCTTTGATAGGCAAAGAAGTTGGTGATACAATCTTGCTCAGAATCCCAATAGGCACAAAAACGTACGAGATTATGGAAATAGTCTACGTGAACATTGAATAA
- a CDS encoding SDR family NAD(P)-dependent oxidoreductase, with amino-acid sequence MNIFITGGTTGIGLALAKLYLEEGHRVGICARNLSKFPVEIRNKYKQLSCYEVDVTNREELHKAVTHFAPVELDMIIANAGRSVGAKSKTPMFSVANEIIDINVKGVLNTFDIALEIMLPRKKGHLVATASVAGFMGLPGAGAYSASKAAVLKLCESYSLDLKRHGINVSAIAPGFIDTPLTQKNNHKMPFLMSAEKAAKLIKRALEKKKVLYVFPFRMKIVVSILDKMPRSLYRMLMNLKFLNYSEE; translated from the coding sequence GTGAATATTTTTATCACTGGTGGAACGACTGGTATTGGCCTTGCTCTCGCGAAACTTTATTTAGAAGAAGGGCATCGTGTAGGCATTTGCGCCAGAAACCTTAGCAAGTTCCCTGTAGAGATTAGGAATAAGTATAAGCAGCTTTCTTGTTACGAAGTAGACGTAACAAACAGAGAAGAGCTTCATAAAGCGGTCACACACTTTGCACCGGTTGAGCTTGATATGATTATCGCCAACGCTGGAAGATCTGTGGGAGCAAAATCAAAAACTCCGATGTTTTCTGTCGCTAACGAAATTATCGATATCAATGTTAAAGGTGTGCTGAATACTTTTGATATTGCTTTAGAGATCATGCTTCCAAGAAAAAAAGGTCACCTTGTAGCGACGGCTTCTGTTGCTGGATTCATGGGACTTCCTGGAGCGGGAGCTTATAGTGCTTCGAAGGCCGCTGTTTTAAAACTATGTGAATCTTATTCACTGGATTTAAAAAGACATGGGATTAATGTTTCGGCGATCGCGCCGGGATTTATTGATACTCCGTTAACACAAAAGAATAATCATAAGATGCCATTTCTTATGAGTGCGGAAAAAGCAGCGAAGCTTATTAAGCGCGCACTTGAAAAGAAAAAAGTTCTTTATGTTTTCCCATTCAGAATGAAAATCGTTGTTTCAATTTTAGATAAGATGCCAAGAAGCCTTTATAGAATGCTGATGAATTTAAAGTTTTTGAACTATAGTGAGGAATAA
- the def gene encoding peptide deformylase, producing the protein MVARTVIRMGHPTLRQVAEQVLVSELKTPEFKQLLIDMYDTMKVEGGIGIAAPQINVPLQVTLIELPEDNDRYGELVGTPLMVIINPVMKYLTQEHQGFWEGCLSVPGLRGFVERPKKIQVDYINEHGEEKVLVVEDFLATVFQHELDHLFGKLYIDRITDTTKLAYSEEFSTFFKPHPNDTLDE; encoded by the coding sequence ATGGTAGCAAGAACAGTTATTCGTATGGGTCATCCAACGCTTCGCCAAGTGGCAGAGCAGGTATTAGTTAGTGAGTTAAAAACTCCAGAGTTTAAACAACTCCTGATTGATATGTACGATACGATGAAAGTTGAAGGTGGGATTGGTATCGCCGCTCCTCAGATCAATGTTCCTTTGCAAGTCACACTTATTGAGCTTCCTGAAGATAATGACCGCTATGGTGAGCTCGTTGGGACACCACTGATGGTTATCATCAACCCTGTGATGAAATACCTTACACAAGAGCACCAAGGATTCTGGGAAGGATGTTTATCTGTTCCAGGTCTTCGCGGTTTTGTTGAACGTCCAAAAAAAATTCAAGTTGATTATATTAATGAACATGGTGAAGAAAAAGTTTTAGTGGTTGAAGATTTCTTAGCTACGGTTTTCCAACATGAATTGGATCATCTTTTTGGAAAGCTTTATATCGATCGTATTACTGATACGACGAAGCTTGCTTACTCTGAAGAGTTCAGCACATTCTTTAAGCCTCATCCGAATGACACTTTAGACGAATAG
- the glyA gene encoding serine hydroxymethyltransferase: MFNKDASSVKTMDPEIFDIINKERARQEDGLELIASENYTSPAVMEAQGSILTNKYAEGLPNKRYYGGCEFVDQSETLAIERVKKLFGAKFANVQPHSGSQANMGAYFAMINPGDKVLGMNLAEGGHLTHGSPVNFSGKLFNFASYGLHPETERIDFDIVRAQAKKEQPKLIVAGASAYSREIDFKAFHDIAAEVGAKLMVDMAHIAGLVAAGLHMSPIEWADVTTSTTHKTLRGPRGGIILTNNEELFKKLNSNIFPGIQGGPLEHVIAAKAVAFQEALQPDYITYQKQVVANAKKLAEALMSKGIALVSGGTDNHLVLVKTDSVGLSGKEAEHALEMAGITCNKNMVPNDKRSPFVTSGVRLGTPAITTRGLTETHMETLAGWIHSALTNSTNEAELKKIKTQVLDLCKSFPVYK; this comes from the coding sequence ATGTTTAACAAAGATGCATCTTCAGTGAAAACGATGGACCCGGAAATTTTTGATATTATCAACAAGGAACGCGCGCGCCAGGAAGATGGATTAGAGTTAATCGCTTCAGAAAATTATACGAGCCCGGCGGTTATGGAAGCTCAGGGTTCAATCCTGACGAATAAATACGCTGAAGGTTTACCGAACAAACGTTACTACGGTGGATGTGAGTTCGTTGATCAGTCAGAGACGCTAGCGATTGAAAGAGTTAAAAAGCTCTTTGGTGCAAAATTCGCCAACGTTCAACCACACTCTGGATCTCAAGCTAACATGGGTGCTTACTTTGCTATGATTAATCCAGGAGACAAAGTTCTTGGGATGAATCTTGCTGAAGGTGGACACTTAACTCACGGGTCTCCAGTTAACTTCTCTGGAAAATTGTTTAACTTTGCTTCTTACGGCTTACACCCGGAAACAGAAAGAATTGATTTTGATATCGTTCGTGCACAAGCTAAAAAAGAACAACCAAAACTTATCGTTGCGGGAGCTTCTGCTTACTCACGTGAAATCGATTTCAAGGCCTTCCATGATATCGCTGCCGAAGTTGGCGCGAAACTTATGGTTGATATGGCCCATATCGCAGGATTAGTTGCTGCTGGATTACACATGTCTCCAATTGAGTGGGCAGACGTAACAACTTCAACAACTCACAAAACTCTTCGCGGACCTCGCGGTGGGATTATTCTGACGAATAACGAAGAATTGTTTAAGAAATTAAACTCAAATATCTTCCCTGGTATTCAGGGTGGACCTCTTGAGCATGTGATTGCTGCTAAAGCTGTTGCATTCCAGGAAGCTCTTCAACCTGATTACATCACTTACCAAAAACAAGTTGTGGCAAACGCTAAGAAGCTTGCAGAAGCTCTTATGAGTAAAGGGATTGCACTTGTAAGTGGTGGAACTGATAACCACCTTGTACTGGTTAAAACGGACTCTGTAGGTCTATCTGGTAAAGAAGCTGAGCACGCGCTGGAAATGGCGGGTATCACTTGCAATAAAAACATGGTTCCTAACGATAAACGTTCTCCTTTCGTGACAAGCGGTGTACGTCTAGGGACTCCGGCGATCACAACTCGCGGGTTAACTGAAACTCACATGGAAACGTTGGCAGGATGGATTCATTCAGCACTAACGAATTCAACGAACGAAGCTGAATTAAAGAAAATTAAAACGCAGGTCCTTGATCTGTGTAAATCATTCCCGGTATATAAGTAA
- a CDS encoding class I SAM-dependent methyltransferase has protein sequence MAIKKTNTRVAKKTSKKGAPVKSAKLTRDEKYRLYLGSVQNPAADIKFITKEYKSLYGKAPLTLREDFCGTGMMACEWVEQSDEHKAWGIDLDMEPLAYGVVNHYDSLDADEQARMKYINGNVMSKYDFRTDVIVAFNFSYYLFKKRADLLKYFTTVRAHMKKEGAFFIDLFGGTEARQELEESVKHKDHTYYWDCSKYNPLTSECLYYIHFKTKDGVKHEKVFTYDWRMWDARELLDILEEAGFSKTHIYWEGVDKDGTGNGEFKKTLKAENCESWVTYICAQP, from the coding sequence ATGGCGATCAAGAAGACGAATACTCGCGTAGCAAAGAAGACCTCGAAGAAGGGCGCACCTGTAAAGAGCGCAAAACTAACTCGCGATGAAAAGTACCGCCTTTATTTAGGTTCAGTACAAAACCCAGCTGCTGATATTAAGTTCATCACTAAAGAGTACAAGTCTCTTTATGGAAAAGCTCCTCTTACACTTCGTGAAGACTTCTGCGGAACTGGTATGATGGCGTGTGAATGGGTAGAGCAGTCTGATGAGCACAAAGCATGGGGTATCGATCTTGATATGGAACCATTAGCGTACGGTGTAGTTAATCACTACGATTCTTTAGACGCCGATGAACAAGCACGTATGAAGTATATTAACGGAAACGTTATGTCGAAGTACGACTTTAGAACTGACGTAATCGTTGCTTTCAACTTCTCATACTACTTATTCAAAAAACGTGCTGACCTTCTAAAGTATTTCACGACTGTTAGAGCTCACATGAAAAAAGAAGGGGCCTTCTTTATCGATCTATTCGGTGGAACAGAAGCTCGTCAGGAACTTGAAGAGTCAGTAAAACACAAAGACCACACATACTACTGGGACTGCAGTAAATATAATCCTCTAACGTCTGAATGCCTTTATTACATCCACTTCAAAACGAAAGACGGTGTAAAACATGAAAAAGTATTCACATATGACTGGAGAATGTGGGACGCGCGCGAACTTCTAGATATTTTAGAAGAAGCAGGATTCTCAAAGACTCATATCTATTGGGAAGGCGTGGATAAAGATGGAACTGGAAATGGGGAATTCAAAAAGACATTAAAAGCAGAAAACTGCGAGTCTTGGGTTACTTATATCTGTGCTCAGCCTTAA
- a CDS encoding TolC family protein → MIILLLSLMASAHAEITPFFGDLENFKTKSLTIQTEEQNLVASNDLLLSRRLFWTPKLTLSLDKNRTKLNNVTVTDNDGINADLTLNLFKGGTDWNNMKDAKAQRSAQRLQVLNENLRVEVKASDLIFRALYINESQRIEEKLLKLKEESYKIVKDRYNQGKIPLQEVTKSEVDLVQQKNKLRTAVLELSENRSQIASLFINVIQTKTWPFDEKTMPKLPSSTNLPVAEQKFWISQSREQAWQATKGFHWPSLDFHLQYQVAPIKERTDKQIVGVLSLTLPIWNQYETSSQISTAYASYIGALNDYKETDQALQQRTLFLKEKIEMARLNLYESKRNLDLSKKLYEDIMRSFRLGRISTNDLIIEQNRLLESENNLAISQLTFHQGIIEACTLSGLKSVECLQ, encoded by the coding sequence GTGATCATTTTACTTCTTAGCTTAATGGCATCTGCCCATGCAGAAATAACTCCCTTTTTTGGTGACCTGGAAAACTTTAAGACTAAAAGTTTAACGATTCAGACCGAAGAACAAAACTTAGTTGCGAGTAATGATTTACTTTTATCACGTAGACTTTTTTGGACGCCAAAACTGACTCTTTCATTAGATAAAAACCGCACGAAATTAAATAATGTGACTGTGACCGATAACGACGGCATCAATGCAGACCTGACGTTAAACCTCTTTAAAGGTGGGACAGACTGGAACAACATGAAGGATGCTAAGGCCCAAAGAAGTGCTCAGAGGCTTCAGGTCTTAAATGAAAATTTAAGGGTAGAAGTCAAAGCTTCTGACTTAATTTTCAGAGCTCTTTACATTAATGAGTCTCAGAGAATTGAAGAAAAACTTCTTAAGCTAAAAGAAGAGTCTTATAAAATTGTTAAGGACAGATACAATCAAGGGAAAATCCCACTTCAGGAAGTCACAAAGTCTGAAGTCGATCTTGTTCAACAAAAAAACAAATTAAGAACAGCTGTTTTAGAGTTAAGTGAAAACAGATCTCAAATCGCTTCTTTATTTATCAATGTGATTCAAACTAAGACTTGGCCTTTTGATGAAAAGACGATGCCGAAACTTCCGAGTTCGACAAACCTTCCTGTCGCGGAACAAAAGTTTTGGATTAGCCAGTCACGTGAACAAGCATGGCAAGCAACAAAAGGCTTCCATTGGCCTTCTCTTGATTTTCATCTTCAATATCAAGTCGCTCCAATAAAAGAGCGTACTGATAAGCAGATAGTAGGGGTGCTTTCTTTAACACTTCCTATTTGGAATCAATATGAGACTTCATCACAGATTTCTACTGCATATGCCTCTTATATAGGCGCACTTAACGATTACAAAGAAACAGACCAAGCTCTTCAACAGAGAACATTGTTTCTAAAAGAAAAAATAGAAATGGCCCGTTTGAACTTATATGAGTCGAAGAGAAATTTAGATTTATCTAAAAAGCTTTATGAAGATATTATGAGAAGCTTTCGATTGGGACGTATTTCAACGAATGATTTGATCATTGAGCAGAACCGCTTGCTGGAAAGTGAGAATAACTTGGCAATCAGTCAGTTGACGTTTCATCAGGGGATTATTGAAGCTTGCACGCTATCAGGGTTAAAGTCTGTAGAATGCTTGCAATAA
- a CDS encoding phospholipid scramblase-related protein yields the protein MQVWYHCRELLPPFQLKKKKIMIIEHLKSSSKILINQKKEVVELFGFESRNKYSIENEYGQQIGFAAEDGKKLSQTLWRQFFGHWRTFTITIMDNERNPVYLAYHPFRFLFQRLELTTNTGIKIGCIQQRFGLLYKKFDLCDANDNAIMNIDSPIWRPWTFSVTRNNIEVALILKKWSGLLKETFTDADNFTIDFRSQKMHQKEKELILAATLLIDIAYFERKASTKSDR from the coding sequence GTGCAAGTCTGGTATCATTGTCGGGAACTACTGCCCCCCTTTCAACTTAAAAAGAAAAAAATTATGATCATAGAACATCTTAAAAGCAGCAGCAAAATACTCATCAATCAAAAAAAAGAAGTCGTCGAACTTTTTGGATTTGAATCTCGCAATAAGTACAGCATTGAAAATGAGTATGGGCAGCAGATTGGTTTTGCGGCCGAAGATGGAAAGAAACTTTCGCAAACTCTCTGGCGTCAGTTTTTCGGACACTGGAGAACTTTTACAATTACGATTATGGATAATGAAAGAAACCCAGTGTATCTAGCTTATCATCCGTTTAGATTTTTATTTCAACGTTTAGAGCTAACAACGAATACTGGAATAAAGATTGGTTGCATTCAACAACGCTTCGGTCTTTTGTATAAAAAATTCGATTTATGTGATGCCAATGACAATGCGATCATGAACATTGACTCCCCTATCTGGAGGCCATGGACTTTCTCGGTGACTCGAAACAATATTGAAGTCGCTTTAATATTAAAGAAATGGTCTGGGCTTCTGAAGGAAACTTTTACAGACGCAGATAATTTCACAATCGATTTCCGATCACAAAAAATGCATCAAAAAGAAAAAGAGCTGATCCTAGCTGCAACTCTGCTTATTGATATTGCTTATTTCGAAAGAAAGGCCTCAACTAAGTCCGATAGATAA
- a CDS encoding DUF6165 family protein, whose product MMNINCEISLGELVDKLSILRIKSQKIHDAEKLVHVRKEEEILSQLLKSLQLEKMQHHLDQMIDINLQLWVIEDDIRDLERNKDFGEKFIQLARAVYITNDERFKRKNTINTTYKSGLVEVKSYKDY is encoded by the coding sequence ATGATGAATATAAATTGCGAAATTTCTTTAGGTGAGTTGGTTGATAAACTTTCAATTCTAAGAATCAAATCACAAAAAATCCATGATGCTGAAAAACTTGTGCACGTTAGGAAAGAAGAAGAGATCTTGTCTCAGCTTTTAAAATCATTACAACTCGAAAAAATGCAACATCATCTTGATCAGATGATTGATATCAATTTGCAATTGTGGGTAATTGAAGACGACATCAGAGATCTTGAAAGAAATAAAGATTTCGGTGAAAAATTCATTCAACTGGCCCGCGCTGTCTACATCACAAACGACGAACGTTTCAAAAGAAAAAATACAATCAATACAACTTATAAATCAGGCCTCGTAGAGGTCAAGTCTTACAAAGACTACTAA
- the nrdR gene encoding transcriptional regulator NrdR: protein MHCPSCNAADTRVIDSRMLLEENSVRRRRKCDACETRFTTYENIQIQMPLIVKKDGRRENYNREKIMKGLNKACQKRNVSTDQLNKLLNNVEKSLLEISRTEVHARDLGEIIMDLLKELDRVAYVRYASFYWDFKDIEEFVFGLKNNLHSVKSISDKGEKRDYQQ from the coding sequence ATGCATTGTCCAAGTTGTAACGCTGCCGATACACGAGTTATTGATTCGAGAATGCTTCTCGAAGAAAACTCTGTACGCCGTCGCCGTAAGTGCGATGCGTGTGAGACGCGTTTTACAACTTACGAAAACATTCAGATTCAAATGCCTCTGATTGTGAAAAAAGACGGACGTCGTGAAAACTATAACCGTGAAAAGATCATGAAAGGTTTGAATAAGGCCTGTCAAAAAAGAAATGTTTCAACGGATCAGTTAAATAAACTTCTAAACAACGTAGAGAAGTCTCTTCTTGAAATCTCACGCACAGAAGTTCACGCACGCGATCTTGGTGAAATCATCATGGATCTTTTAAAGGAACTAGATCGTGTAGCATACGTTCGTTATGCTTCTTTCTATTGGGACTTTAAAGACATTGAAGAATTTGTATTCGGTTTAAAAAATAATCTACACTCAGTAAAATCTATCAGCGATAAAGGTGAAAAACGTGACTACCAACAATAA
- the nusB gene encoding transcription antitermination factor NusB, translated as MTTNNNATSKRSLGREYAFKFIYKHLLNDFAEEKNDIVNDSRALNDALNLFDVSFHEEDNEHPDNTIDIHTKMFAKELILGSLKNEAENSKLIEKYLTNNNLQKVDRMNLAVLLLGAFEIQNDRETSPGVFINEYVNVAKKYCPNDSHGFINSVLDKIAKG; from the coding sequence GTGACTACCAACAATAATGCTACATCAAAAAGATCTCTTGGCCGTGAATACGCCTTTAAGTTTATCTACAAACATTTACTAAATGACTTCGCTGAAGAAAAAAACGATATCGTAAATGATTCAAGAGCTCTTAATGATGCTTTAAACCTATTTGATGTTTCTTTTCACGAAGAAGACAATGAACACCCGGATAACACTATCGACATCCACACGAAGATGTTCGCTAAAGAATTAATTCTTGGGTCATTAAAAAATGAAGCTGAGAATTCTAAACTTATCGAAAAATACTTAACGAACAACAACCTTCAAAAAGTTGATCGTATGAACCTTGCTGTCCTACTTCTTGGAGCTTTCGAAATCCAAAACGATAGAGAAACAAGCCCAGGTGTATTCATCAATGAGTACGTAAACGTTGCTAAAAAATACTGCCCGAATGACTCTCATGGATTCATCAACAGTGTTCTTGATAAAATCGCAAAAGGATAA